A genomic segment from Glycine soja cultivar W05 chromosome 18, ASM419377v2, whole genome shotgun sequence encodes:
- the LOC114395513 gene encoding ELMO domain-containing protein A-like isoform X1, with protein MGLVRINATFFPICASNPSTPSHASDHATCGSPAWIGKGLTCVCFKRKGNCQRICISLTPLQEERLRRLKRRMKVYFDASKLEHQEALRALWSASFPDQELQSLISDQWKEMGWQGRDPSTDFRGAGFISLENLLFFAKTFSTSFQRLLKKQGGKGAVWEYPFAVAGVNITFMIMQMLDLDATKPRTFVRAVFLQMLSENEWAFDLLYCAAFVVMDKLWLERNATYMEFNDVLKSTRVQLEKELLMDDVLRIEDMPSYSLLC; from the exons ATGGGCCTCGTTAGGATCAACGCCACCTTCTTTCCCATTTGCGCTTCCAATCCTTCTACCCCCTCTCACGCTTCAG ATCATGCAACGTGTGGCTCCCCTGCATGGATTGGTAAAGGACTCACCTGTGTTTGCTTCAAGCGTAAGGGAAACTGTCAACGAATCTGCATTAGTTTGACCCCTTTACAG GAGGAAAGACTGAGAAGACTAAAGCGCCGGAtgaaagtttattttgatgctTCCAAGCTTGAACACCAG GAAGCGTTGAGAGCTCTGTGGTCTGCTTCGTTTCCTGATCAGGAGCTCCAAAGCTTGATTTCTGATCAATGGAAAGAAATGGGATGGCAGGGTAGAGATCCATCTACTGATTTCAG AGGAGCTGGTTTCATTTCGTTGGAGAACCTACTATTCTTTGCGAAGACATTCTCC ACTTCTTTTCAGCGCCTATTGAAGAAACAAGGAGGAAAAGGAGCTGTTTGGGAGTATCCCTTTGCTGTTGCTGGCGTTAATATCACATTTATGATTATGCAAATGCTGGACCTTGATGCCA CCAAACCCAGGACTTTTGTAAGAGCTGTTTTTCTGCAGATGCTTTCAG AAAATGAATGGGCATTTGACTTGCTCTACTGTGCGGCATTCGTGGTTATGGACAAACTGTGGCTGGAGAGAAATGCTACATACATGGAATTTAAT GATGTCTTGAAATCCACGCGAGTTCAGCTAGAGAAAGAGTTGTTGATGGATGATGTTCTACGGATTGAAGACATGCCTTCTTACAGTCTTCTTTGTTGA
- the LOC114395513 gene encoding ELMO domain-containing protein A-like isoform X2 has protein sequence MGKSPDWLYIDHATCGSPAWIGKGLTCVCFKRKGNCQRICISLTPLQEERLRRLKRRMKVYFDASKLEHQEALRALWSASFPDQELQSLISDQWKEMGWQGRDPSTDFRGAGFISLENLLFFAKTFSTSFQRLLKKQGGKGAVWEYPFAVAGVNITFMIMQMLDLDATKPRTFVRAVFLQMLSENEWAFDLLYCAAFVVMDKLWLERNATYMEFNDVLKSTRVQLEKELLMDDVLRIEDMPSYSLLC, from the exons ATGGGGAAGTCTCCTGATTGGTTGTATATAGATCATGCAACGTGTGGCTCCCCTGCATGGATTGGTAAAGGACTCACCTGTGTTTGCTTCAAGCGTAAGGGAAACTGTCAACGAATCTGCATTAGTTTGACCCCTTTACAG GAGGAAAGACTGAGAAGACTAAAGCGCCGGAtgaaagtttattttgatgctTCCAAGCTTGAACACCAG GAAGCGTTGAGAGCTCTGTGGTCTGCTTCGTTTCCTGATCAGGAGCTCCAAAGCTTGATTTCTGATCAATGGAAAGAAATGGGATGGCAGGGTAGAGATCCATCTACTGATTTCAG AGGAGCTGGTTTCATTTCGTTGGAGAACCTACTATTCTTTGCGAAGACATTCTCC ACTTCTTTTCAGCGCCTATTGAAGAAACAAGGAGGAAAAGGAGCTGTTTGGGAGTATCCCTTTGCTGTTGCTGGCGTTAATATCACATTTATGATTATGCAAATGCTGGACCTTGATGCCA CCAAACCCAGGACTTTTGTAAGAGCTGTTTTTCTGCAGATGCTTTCAG AAAATGAATGGGCATTTGACTTGCTCTACTGTGCGGCATTCGTGGTTATGGACAAACTGTGGCTGGAGAGAAATGCTACATACATGGAATTTAAT GATGTCTTGAAATCCACGCGAGTTCAGCTAGAGAAAGAGTTGTTGATGGATGATGTTCTACGGATTGAAGACATGCCTTCTTACAGTCTTCTTTGTTGA
- the LOC114397555 gene encoding 60S ribosomal protein L17-2-like — protein MVKYSREPDNPTKSCKARGADLRVHFKNTRETAFAIRKLPLVKAKRYLEDVLAHKQAIPFRRFCGGVGRTAQAKNRHSNGQGRWPVKSAKFILDLLKNAESNAEVKGLDVDALYISHIQVNQAQKQRRRTYRAHGRINPYMSSPCHIELILSEKEEPVKKEAETQLATSKKKGALRSGASS, from the exons ATG GTGAAGTACTCCAGAGAACCCGACAATCCCACCAAGT CCTGCAAGGCCAGAGGCGCTGACCTCAGAGTTCATTTTAAG AACACTAGGGAGACTGCCTTTGCCATCAGGAAGTTGCCCCTTGTTAAAGCTAAACGATACTTAGAGGATGTTTTGGCCCACAAACAGGCTATTCCTTTCCGACGCTTTTGTGGTGGTGTTGGGAGGACGGCCCAGGCTAAGAACAGACACTCCAATGGGCAAGGACGCTGGCCCGTCAAATCAGCTAAGTTCATTCTAGATTTGCTGAAGAATGCTGAGAGTAATGCTGAA GTGAAAGGTTTGGATGTCGATGCTCTGTACATTTCTCATATCCAGGTTAATCAAGCACAGAAGCAAAGACGCCGCACCTACAGAGCTCATGGAAGAATCAACC CTTACATGTCATCTCCATGCCACATTGAGCTGATATTATCTGAGAAGGAAGAGCcggtgaagaaggag GCTGAGACTCAATTGGCAACAAGCAAGAAGAAGGGCGCTCTTCGAAGCGGTGCTTCATCTTAA
- the LOC114397556 gene encoding probable signal peptidase complex subunit 1, which produces MDWLGQKIAEQLMQIMLLAFTVIAFATGYLMASFQMMILIYAGGVVLTTLVTVPNWPFFNHHPLKWLDPSELEKHPKPQSSLNVNSKNKSVKK; this is translated from the coding sequence ATGGATTGGCTAGGGCAAAAGATTGCAGAGCAGCTAATGCAGATAATGCTGCTTGCATTTACTGTGATTGCATTCGCAACAGGATACCTTATGGCTTCTTTCCAAATGATGATCCTCATATATGCTGGTGGTGTGGTTCTCACCACATTGGTGACTGTCCCTAATTGGCCCTTCTTCAACCACCATCCTCTCAAGTGGTTGGATCCAAGTGAGTTAGAAAAGCATCCAAAGCCTCAATCATCTCTGAATGTAAATTCAAAGAACAAGTCCGTTAAGAAGTAG